A window of Stigmatella aurantiaca contains these coding sequences:
- a CDS encoding glycosyltransferase family 4 protein, with amino-acid sequence MRVLLIGDYPPPHGGVAVHVQQLHQFLRGRGLEAKVLDIGKGGRPAPDVLPVQSLAGFGLRLAGFLSAGWTVHVHTSGNNPKSWLLAAAAGVPGPRSPRVITLHSGLLPGFLAGARSRRLLARAALSGYARVVAVSPAIKEALVDCGVAEEKILVLPAFCASQVKPGPVTAAVEQARARRKPLLVMAHHPSPVYGRMLMFRALRLIANERPDVGLAVFGPGTQAPEFIRDAREARVASLLEDLGELEHDEALGLMSRGDAFIRPTTHDGDSISVREALTLGVPCVASDVCARPEGTYLFRAGQAPELAQRVLQALVEGPAQVSSPDAGPVLLELYAALAASQPADERPMAATY; translated from the coding sequence ATGCGAGTGCTCCTGATTGGGGATTACCCACCGCCGCACGGTGGGGTGGCGGTTCACGTTCAACAACTTCATCAATTTCTTCGCGGCCGAGGCCTCGAGGCGAAGGTTCTGGATATCGGGAAGGGTGGCCGGCCGGCTCCGGACGTGCTTCCCGTCCAGTCCCTCGCGGGGTTTGGCCTCCGGCTCGCGGGATTCTTGAGCGCTGGGTGGACGGTGCACGTCCACACCAGCGGCAACAACCCGAAGTCCTGGCTCCTGGCCGCCGCGGCCGGGGTGCCTGGGCCCCGCTCGCCGCGGGTCATCACCCTGCACTCGGGGCTGCTGCCCGGCTTTCTCGCGGGCGCGCGTTCCCGGCGGCTGCTGGCCCGTGCGGCCCTCTCGGGCTACGCGCGGGTGGTGGCGGTGTCCCCCGCCATCAAGGAGGCGCTGGTGGACTGCGGGGTGGCGGAGGAGAAGATCCTCGTGCTGCCGGCCTTCTGCGCCTCGCAGGTGAAGCCGGGGCCCGTGACGGCCGCCGTGGAGCAGGCCCGCGCGCGGCGCAAGCCGCTGCTGGTCATGGCCCACCATCCCTCGCCCGTCTACGGGCGGATGTTGATGTTCCGCGCGCTGCGGCTGATCGCCAATGAGCGTCCGGACGTGGGGCTCGCCGTCTTCGGGCCAGGCACCCAGGCGCCGGAGTTCATCCGGGATGCGCGCGAGGCGCGGGTGGCCTCGCTGCTGGAGGACCTGGGCGAGCTGGAGCATGACGAGGCGCTCGGCCTGATGTCGCGGGGGGATGCGTTCATCCGGCCCACCACGCACGACGGGGACTCCATCTCCGTGCGCGAGGCGCTGACGCTGGGGGTGCCCTGCGTGGCGAGCGACGTGTGCGCGCGGCCGGAGGGGACCTATCTGTTCCGGGCCGGGCAGGCGCCGGAGCTGGCCCAGCGGGTGCTGCAGGCGCTCGTGGAGGGGCCCGCGCAGGTGAGCTCACCCGACGCGGGGCCCGTGTTGCTCGAGCTGTATG
- a CDS encoding serine O-acetyltransferase, which produces MGVDAMTLYRMARKLHLQKVPLLPNLLRKAIYYLHSSHIPFEAEIGEGTQVGYGGIGVVIHKATKMGRHCLISQQVTLGGRSGLEGAPVIGDYVRIGAGAKILGNIHIGDFAVIGANAVVLKDVPAATVVAGVPARVIRQDPDPLTTYQREMGLLPRIKERANTAKDSLQ; this is translated from the coding sequence ATGGGCGTGGATGCGATGACGTTGTACCGGATGGCGCGCAAGCTGCACCTTCAGAAGGTTCCGCTGCTGCCGAACCTGCTGCGCAAGGCCATCTACTATCTGCACAGCTCGCACATCCCGTTCGAGGCGGAGATCGGCGAGGGGACGCAGGTGGGGTACGGCGGCATCGGCGTCGTCATCCACAAGGCCACGAAGATGGGCCGCCACTGCCTCATCTCCCAGCAAGTCACCCTGGGGGGCCGCTCGGGGCTCGAGGGCGCGCCGGTGATTGGCGACTACGTGCGCATCGGGGCCGGGGCGAAGATTCTCGGCAACATCCACATCGGGGACTTCGCCGTCATCGGCGCCAACGCCGTGGTGCTCAAGGACGTGCCCGCGGCCACGGTGGTCGCCGGGGTGCCGGCCCGCGTCATCCGCCAGGATCCGGATCCGCTCACCACGTATCAGCGCGAGATGGGGCTCCTGCCCCGGATCAAGGAACGCGCGAACACGGCCAAGGACTCGCTTCAGTAG